One genomic region from Cryptococcus gattii WM276 chromosome C, complete sequence encodes:
- a CDS encoding NADH kinase, putative (Similar to TIGR gene model, INSD accession AAW42429.1) produces the protein MLLLRDPKRSPLSVRKSRRSIHYLRDLPVSPLSQLTKPRLVSCEPSIGESSAMGAAKHPPAAHQLKKWTSEPTTLLLIQKKDDPRTTAAMGFILSHIQEHYPHLRLIVEAHTALDHPSFDNLIVASPGDEKLLPLHTSLVLTLGGDGTILHVSNLFSQGECPPVLSFSMGSLGFLLPFHISALSSALENTLKGPVSVLNRMRLACKPIAANGDPLNRCTETVGEAGWQVMNEVALHRGRHTHLTVVDTYFDGQHLTEAVADGILLSTPTGSTAYSLSAGGPISHPETDAFLLTPVAPRSLSFRTVILPGRGEVKLEISSLARSPAELSIDGKEVCLLNAKESVVISRSPFPIPCVERSGSENGWVKDINSLLQFNVGFKNKSLMGHSS, from the exons ATGTTA TTACTGCGAGACCCAAAACGAAGTCCGTTGTCCGTTCGGAAAAGCCGCCGTAGTATTCACTACCTACGAGACCTCCCAGTATCTCCATTGTCTCAGTTGACGAA GCCACGACTAGTATCATGTGAGCCTTCGATCGGAGAATCATCTGCCATGGGTGCAGCAAAGCACCCTCCTGCAGC CCACCAACTCAAAAAATGGACTTCTGAGCCTacaactcttcttctgatACAAAAGAAAGATGATCCTCGTACAACAGCCGCTATGGGCTTTATACTAAG CCACATCCAAGAACACTATCCCCACCTCAGACTCATAGTGGAAGCGCATACTGCCTTGGACCATCCGTCATTTGACAATCTAATCGTTGCGTCGCCGGGCGATGAGAAATTATTGCCTCTTCATACATCTCTCGTGTTAACTTTAGGCGGAGACGGCACAATATTGCATGTCTCTAACCTTTTCTCTCAAGGTGAATGCCCTCCAGTACTAAGCTTCTCCATGGGATCTCTGGGTTTCCTGCTTCCGTTTC ATATCAGCGCTTTGTCATCGGCTTTGGAGAACACCCTCAAGGGCCCGGTATCAGTGTTGAACAGGATGCGGCTAGCATGTAAACCTATTGCTGCCAATGGAGACCCATTAAATCGATGTACAGAGA CAGTGGGTGAAGCGGGATGGCAGGTTATGAACGAAGTTGCCCTTCATCGAGGCCGTCATACGCATCTCACTGTGGTGGACACTTACTTTGACGGACAGCATCTGACTGAGGCCGTC GCTGACGGCATCCTGCTTTCCACTCCAACTGGATCAACCGCGTACTCTTTATCTGCAGGAGGCCCTATATCTCACCCGGAAACGGATGCTTTTCTTCTCACTCCTGTAGCCCCTCGATCCTTGAGTTTCCGTACAGTAATTCTTCCCGGCCGTGGCGAGGTCAAACTGGAG ATATCTTCTCTCGCGAGATCCCCTGCCGAACTCTCTATCGATGGGAAAGAAGTGTGTTTGTTGAATGCAAAGGAATCTGTGGTAATCTCCAGATCACCCTTTCCAATTCCTTGCGTAGAAAGATCTGGCAGTGAAAATGGCTGGGTGAAGGATATCAA CTCCTTACTTCAATTTAACGTTGGGTTCAAAAATAAAAGTTTGATGGGACACAGCTCTTGA